From Gemmatimonadales bacterium:
GCGCCGCAGCCGGTGCTGGCGTCGCTCAACGGGGTCGCGGCGGGCGGCGGGGCGAACCTCGCGCTCGGCTGCGACCTCCGGATCGCGGCCGACACCGCGCAGATCGGCCAGGTGTTCATGAAGATCGGGCTGCACCCCGACTGGGGCGGCACGTTCTTCCTGCCGCGCCTGGTGGGGCCTTCGAAGGCGCTGGAGCTGTTGCTGGGCGCCGAGCTGGTGGACGCGGCCGAGTGCCTGCGGCTGGGGCTCGTGAACCGGGTCGTGCCGGCGGAGCGGCTCGCCGCGGCCACCCGTGACTGGGCCCACGCCATCGCGGCGGCGCCGCCGCTGGCCGTGCGCCGGGCGAAGCGGGCGGTGTACCGGAGCGAGCGCGCCTCGCTGGAGGAGATGCTGGACTACGAGCTGGACGCCCAGCTCGCGTGCTTTCAGAGCGCCGACGGCCGCGAGGGCATCGCGGCGTATTTCGAGAAACGGCCTCCCCACTTCACCGGCCGCTGAGGAGACTGGTCATGCTGCGCGTGCACACCTTCGACGAATGGATCGACCTGTTCCGGTCCTGGCAGAGCGACCTCGGCCTCGAGGCCAAGGAGCTGAAGGAGTTCAAGTTCGAGGTGAAGTTCGGCGAGCCCGAGGCGGAGCACATCGAGTTCGGGCACTTCAAGGGCCAACGCAAGTGGCCGACGGTGATGCACATCCCCGACCAGCGGATCCGGGACGCGCTGCAGAACCTCATCGTCTACCAGGGCGACACCGAGTTCGCCTCGGTGGAGCAGCAGCGCGCCCTGCTGGAGAACTCCCCCTCGAGCTACGACCTGCTGTCGATCATGCGGGTAATGGCCGAGGAGATGCGGCACGGCTGGCAGATGAGCTACCTGCTCGTCGCCCACTTCGGCGACGAGGGCAAGCGTGAGGCGCAGAAGCTGCTCGAGCGCCGCGCCGAGGAAGGCAAGCGGCTCCTGGGCTCGTTCAACGAGCGGGTGGACAACTGGCTCGACTTCTTCACCTACACCCAGTTCATCGACCGCGACGGCAAGTTCCAGCTCAAGATGCTCTCGACCTCGGCGTTCCACCCGCTGGCGCGCTCCATGGGCCCGATGCTGAAGGAGGAGAGCTACCACCTGGGCACCGG
This genomic window contains:
- a CDS encoding Phenylacetic acid catabolic protein, with the protein product MLRVHTFDEWIDLFRSWQSDLGLEAKELKEFKFEVKFGEPEAEHIEFGHFKGQRKWPTVMHIPDQRIRDALQNLIVYQGDTEFASVEQQRALLENSPSSYDLLSIMRVMAEEMRHGWQMSYLLVAHFGDEGKREAQKLLERRAEEGKRLLGSFNERVDNWLDFFTYTQFIDRDGKFQLKMLSTSAFHPLARSMGPMLKEESYHLGTGNNGLLRIIKAGRIPPEIIQRFFNKWVPTAFDLFGTDNSSSANWAYEWGLKGRFDERENPHPAERQHLNEASRGLYRDEVVRLVDRMNALIPDRERWLKVPQLQFNRRIGVWGHQCFDVDGTPMSEDRYQAYLASVTPTV
- a CDS encoding enoyl-CoA hydratase-related protein; amino-acid sequence: MTAYAQVAVEVDGPVGTITLNRADKLNAFTVEMVQELKDALDMLAGSAAVRVIVLTGAGRAFCAGADVGLLRSLIERFDEPTGRRLVDGMRGVSAVMREAPQPVLASLNGVAAGGGANLALGCDLRIAADTAQIGQVFMKIGLHPDWGGTFFLPRLVGPSKALELLLGAELVDAAECLRLGLVNRVVPAERLAAATRDWAHAIAAAPPLAVRRAKRAVYRSERASLEEMLDYELDAQLACFQSADGREGIAAYFEKRPPHFTGR